Proteins from a genomic interval of Phlebotomus papatasi isolate M1 chromosome 3, Ppap_2.1, whole genome shotgun sequence:
- the LOC129807598 gene encoding cytochrome c oxidase subunit 6C, producing MRITEIVRAVATEVTDAKPNKPQLRGLHHATIKRNLTVALVLSAVSVVAVKLLYNDRRKANYAEFYKNYDAEAAFERMRKAGLFQSAQADD from the exons ATGAGGATTACAGAAATTGTT CGCGCCGTCGCCACGGAAGTCACGGATGCTAAGCCAAATAAGCCCCAATTGAGAGGACTTCATCATGCGACCATCAAACGAAATCTTACTGTGGCTCTAGTCCTCAGCGCTGTATCCGTAGTTGCTGTAAAACTCCTCTACAATGACCGTAGGAAGGCAAATTATGCTGAATTTTACAA AAATTATGATGCAGAGGCAGCATTTGAGCGAATGAGGAAGGCTGGACTCTTTCAGTCTGCACAGGCCGATGATTGA